Proteins encoded in a region of the Diabrotica virgifera virgifera chromosome 4, PGI_DIABVI_V3a genome:
- the LOC114331796 gene encoding uncharacterized protein LOC114331796: protein MTIILWLYIIYMCLITVFCTECPPPHSRVSGGNGEVKDFGAQASNIAIKAAQEAKAAQDAQQQAGFQAAKQVKEQLADKAMEAAKAAEAALAGKEALVEEIQVEVKEAEMVVNEETSSLQQLQQTLQSANKAAQQSQAELKLLQTTFQLAQGNAANSQQVFEGVNAQLNEKEQLLEAAKSKLDQLNKQSVVAKADLAKTKEAAKKADTAAAEAKQNASRNKRKIKRNNKKK from the exons ATGACGATAATTTTATGgctatacataatatatatgtgCCTTATCACAGTATTTT GTACAGAATGTCCTCCACCACATTCAAGAGTTTCAGGTGGAAACGGAGAAGTCAAAGATTTTGGGGCACAAGCCTCGAATATTGCTATCAAAGCAGCGCAGGAGGCAAAAGCAGCCCAAGATGCACAACAACAAGCGGGTTTTCAAGCTGCCAAACAAGTTAAAGAGCAACTAGCAGACAAAGCCATGGAGGCAGCCAAAGCAGCTGAAGCAGCTTTAGCAGGAAAAGAAGCATTAGTAGAAGAGATTCAAGTAGAAGTTAAAGAAGCTGAGATGGTAGTTAACGAAGAAACTTCCAGTCTGCAACAACTTCAGCAAACTCTTCAGTCTGCCAATAAAGCTGCTCAGCAGTCACAAGCTGAGCTAAAACTACTTCAAACCACTTTTCAGTTGGCTCAAGGTAACGCAGCAAACTCTCAACAAGTTTTTGAGGGTGTAAATGCGCAGTTAAATGAAAAAGAACAGTTACTGGAAGCGGCCAAATCTAAATTAGATCAATTAAATAAACAGTCAGTGGTAGCTAAAGCTGATTTGGCTAAAACTAAAGAAGCTGCAAAGAAGGCGGATACGGCTGCAGCAGAAGCCAAGCAAAATGCTTCTAGAAATAAGagaaagataaaaagaaacaataAGAAGAAATAA